In Cytobacillus oceanisediminis, the following proteins share a genomic window:
- a CDS encoding DUF3048 domain-containing protein, with protein MLKRWIAVSAAAMLLVSGCSKEKAEEPEKQDTEKAEEATKGVSSDKELPFQYPLTGFGSETEVDGRAVAVMINNHPKARPQSGLNQADVVYEMLAEGDVTRFLAIFQSEQPEMIGPVRSSRDYYIELAKGYDSLYIAHGYSPEAKELLDQGYIDNLNGMQYDGTLFKRESFRQAPHNSYISFENVLKGAKERNYAMEDEPESLDFLSKEDAKAIQGEDADSAMISYLDNELFNVIYEYDAGLEKYKRYSNGELTADYKSGEPVLLDNIFIAEAEHKVVDSSGRRDINLTSGGKGYLLQKGKVTEAEWKNIDGRILPVLNGKQAGLVPGKTWINIVPSSPGLEQTVSFEDKQ; from the coding sequence ATGCTAAAAAGATGGATAGCTGTATCAGCGGCGGCAATGCTTTTAGTTTCTGGCTGCAGCAAAGAAAAAGCTGAAGAGCCTGAAAAGCAGGATACGGAAAAAGCGGAAGAAGCCACAAAAGGGGTCAGCTCTGATAAAGAACTTCCATTTCAATATCCGCTCACAGGCTTCGGATCGGAAACCGAGGTGGATGGAAGGGCTGTAGCGGTGATGATCAACAATCATCCAAAAGCCCGTCCGCAATCCGGGCTTAACCAGGCTGATGTCGTCTATGAAATGCTGGCAGAAGGGGATGTGACCCGTTTCCTTGCTATTTTTCAAAGCGAGCAGCCTGAAATGATAGGGCCGGTCAGAAGTTCAAGGGATTATTATATTGAGCTTGCTAAAGGCTATGACAGCCTCTACATTGCCCACGGCTATAGTCCGGAAGCCAAAGAATTGCTGGATCAGGGCTATATTGATAATCTGAATGGAATGCAGTATGACGGTACATTGTTTAAACGGGAAAGCTTCCGCCAGGCTCCGCATAACTCCTATATTTCATTCGAAAATGTGCTGAAGGGTGCAAAAGAAAGAAATTATGCGATGGAAGACGAACCTGAATCTCTAGATTTTCTGTCGAAAGAAGATGCAAAGGCTATTCAGGGCGAGGATGCTGACTCTGCCATGATCTCCTACTTGGACAATGAATTATTCAATGTCATCTATGAATATGATGCGGGACTGGAGAAATACAAAAGGTATTCCAATGGCGAACTTACAGCTGATTACAAATCCGGCGAACCTGTATTGCTTGATAACATCTTCATTGCAGAAGCAGAGCATAAAGTGGTTGACAGCTCGGGCCGCCGTGATATTAACTTAACTTCTGGGGGGAAAGGGTATCTCCTGCAAAAAGGGAAAGTGACAGAAGCAGAATGGAAAAATATTGACGGGCGAATTCTTCCTGTATTGAATGGAAAACAGGCTGGCCTGGTGCCAGGAAAGACCTGGATCAACATCGTTCCATCAAGCCCGGGCCTTGAGCAAACGGTTTCCTTTGAAGATAAACAATAA
- the ligA gene encoding NAD-dependent DNA ligase LigA yields MDLQLAEKKVKDLHNLLNQYNYEYHVLDQPSVPDAEYDRLMRDLIELEEQFPELKTEDSPTQRVGGEILDMFEKVEHQSQMLSLGNAFNEQDLRDFDRRVRQGAGENVSYVCELKIDGLAVSLRYEDGLFILGATRGDGSIGENITANLKTIRSIPLRLKENVRMEVRGEAFMPRRSFEKLNKAKEENGEEPFANPRNAAAGSLRQLDPRLAAKRNLDIFVYGIANAGDTGIVSHSEGLNYLDSLGFKTNKERKRCESIEEVIDYVQGWTDKRPNLSYDIDGIVIKVDSLESQEQLGTTAKSPRWAIAYKFPAEEVVTTLRDIELSVGRTGVVTPTALLEPVRVAGTTVQRASLHNEDLIREKDIKIGDQVVVKKAGDIIPEVVNVLADRRTGEEQDFSMPTHCPECESELVRLDGEVALRCINPKCPAQIREGLIHFVSRNAMNIDGLGEKVISQLFAENLIKDVADIYKLTYEQLIQLERMGEKSVNNLIQAIENSKGNSLEKLLFGLGIRHVGAKAAKTLAQEFGHMEALEKASRDDLTAINEIGEKMADSIVSFFEQEEAHELIAELKAAGVNMAYNGPKPVSVENSDSFFAGKTVVLTGKLELMSRNEAKEKIEALGGKVSGSVSKKTDVVIAGEDAGSKLTKAQELGVEVWNEERLVEELNK; encoded by the coding sequence ATGGACCTTCAATTGGCAGAAAAAAAGGTGAAAGATCTGCACAACCTTTTGAATCAGTATAATTATGAGTATCATGTTCTTGATCAGCCGTCTGTTCCAGATGCTGAATACGATAGGCTAATGAGGGACCTTATTGAACTTGAAGAGCAATTTCCCGAGCTGAAAACAGAAGATTCTCCAACACAGCGAGTTGGAGGGGAAATCCTTGATATGTTTGAGAAAGTGGAGCATCAGTCACAGATGCTCAGTTTGGGCAATGCCTTCAATGAACAGGACTTAAGAGATTTTGACCGCCGTGTCCGCCAGGGTGCAGGTGAAAATGTTTCTTATGTATGTGAATTAAAAATCGATGGACTGGCTGTCTCCCTGCGTTATGAGGATGGTTTATTTATTCTCGGTGCCACACGCGGTGACGGATCCATTGGTGAAAATATCACAGCAAACTTAAAAACCATCCGCTCCATTCCTCTTCGGCTGAAAGAGAACGTCAGAATGGAAGTGCGCGGTGAGGCCTTCATGCCGAGGCGTTCTTTTGAGAAATTGAATAAAGCGAAAGAAGAGAATGGGGAAGAACCTTTTGCAAATCCAAGGAATGCAGCAGCGGGTTCATTGAGACAGCTTGATCCGCGCCTGGCGGCGAAGCGTAATCTGGATATATTTGTATATGGCATTGCGAATGCAGGGGATACTGGAATCGTCTCTCATAGCGAAGGTCTGAATTATTTGGATAGCCTGGGATTCAAAACGAATAAAGAGCGCAAAAGATGTGAAAGCATCGAGGAAGTCATTGATTATGTGCAAGGATGGACTGACAAACGCCCGAATCTGTCTTATGATATTGACGGCATCGTTATTAAGGTCGATTCACTGGAATCACAGGAGCAGCTCGGTACTACGGCAAAAAGCCCACGCTGGGCCATCGCTTATAAATTCCCTGCAGAAGAGGTTGTTACCACATTAAGGGATATTGAATTAAGCGTGGGACGAACTGGCGTAGTTACGCCAACTGCGCTTCTGGAGCCTGTCCGTGTTGCCGGAACGACTGTCCAAAGGGCGTCCCTGCACAACGAAGATTTAATTCGCGAAAAAGATATTAAGATTGGCGATCAGGTCGTTGTGAAAAAAGCAGGAGATATTATCCCTGAGGTTGTAAATGTACTGGCTGACAGGAGAACGGGTGAGGAGCAGGATTTTAGCATGCCGACACATTGCCCTGAGTGCGAAAGTGAGCTGGTCCGCCTTGATGGTGAAGTGGCATTGCGATGCATTAATCCAAAGTGCCCGGCCCAGATCAGGGAAGGCCTAATTCACTTTGTTTCCCGCAACGCCATGAACATTGATGGCCTTGGTGAAAAGGTGATCAGCCAATTATTTGCCGAAAATCTGATTAAAGATGTGGCAGATATCTATAAATTAACGTATGAACAGCTCATCCAGCTTGAGAGGATGGGTGAAAAGTCAGTAAATAATCTCATTCAGGCAATTGAAAACTCCAAGGGCAACTCATTGGAAAAGCTTTTATTTGGTCTGGGAATCCGCCATGTTGGCGCAAAGGCAGCCAAAACGCTGGCCCAGGAGTTTGGCCATATGGAAGCACTTGAAAAAGCATCACGGGACGATTTAACAGCTATCAATGAAATAGGTGAAAAAATGGCTGATTCCATCGTTTCCTTCTTTGAACAGGAAGAAGCACATGAACTGATTGCCGAGCTGAAAGCAGCAGGAGTCAACATGGCTTACAATGGGCCAAAGCCTGTTTCGGTGGAAAACTCGGATAGCTTTTTTGCAGGGAAAACAGTGGTTCTGACAGGAAAGCTTGAATTGATGAGCCGGAATGAAGCAAAAGAAAAAATAGAGGCGCTTGGCGGCAAAGTTTCCGGAAGCGTCAGCAAGAAAACAGATGTTGTAATCGCCGGAGAAGACGCTGGATCCAAACTGACGAAGGCCCAGGAACTTGGAGTAGAGGTTTGGAACGAGGAGAGACTGGTTGAAGAATTAAATAAGTAA
- a CDS encoding CamS family sex pheromone protein, which translates to MKKLMMLALSLTLLLAGCAPNFNKQEEVVQEDKNEKDKAIIPNYKISDKYYRTLLPFEPSESRGLVVNNVSTKYDINEFETGLMRVAQNTFDPDKYLFQEGQYLKRGTVQAWLNRKFTDAQLKEREMKAEDNIGLNPMIADGGDIEKNNEKSPIYLAHILEHNYLLKNDDGKVGLGGVVIGLAMNSVHYYQKEQYGATFETKIDHDVIEREGKKLAEEVLQRVRQIKGLKDVPVTIALFEQQARTSVVPGSFFAYATADKGSTKLGGWEDVSEKYVLFPSNSAEKNHRDDLTAFLNFKQDVETYFPNFNGVIGKAFYAQDQLQEVNIDIPIQFYGKAEAIGFTQYVTGLVVKHFPEYISVQVNISSVNGPEALVVRKADQSEPFVHIYQ; encoded by the coding sequence GTGAAAAAACTGATGATGCTTGCTTTATCCCTAACCCTTCTGCTTGCAGGCTGTGCGCCTAATTTTAATAAGCAGGAGGAAGTTGTTCAGGAAGACAAGAACGAAAAGGATAAGGCAATCATTCCGAACTATAAAATTTCAGACAAGTATTATCGAACACTGCTGCCTTTTGAACCAAGTGAATCCAGAGGTCTTGTGGTCAATAATGTAAGCACCAAATATGATATCAATGAATTTGAGACAGGACTTATGCGAGTTGCGCAAAACACGTTTGATCCTGATAAATACTTATTCCAGGAAGGACAGTATCTAAAAAGAGGCACAGTCCAGGCCTGGCTAAACCGTAAATTCACTGACGCTCAGCTGAAGGAACGCGAGATGAAAGCAGAAGACAATATCGGCTTAAATCCAATGATCGCTGATGGCGGAGATATTGAAAAAAACAATGAAAAAAGCCCGATCTACCTTGCACATATTCTTGAACACAACTATTTGCTGAAAAATGATGATGGAAAAGTGGGGCTCGGGGGTGTTGTCATTGGCCTTGCCATGAACTCTGTCCATTATTATCAAAAGGAACAATATGGCGCCACTTTCGAAACAAAGATTGACCATGATGTCATTGAACGAGAAGGTAAAAAGCTAGCTGAAGAAGTACTGCAGAGAGTACGGCAAATCAAAGGCCTGAAAGATGTGCCGGTAACCATTGCTTTGTTTGAACAGCAAGCAAGAACTTCGGTTGTGCCAGGAAGCTTCTTTGCATACGCTACGGCAGACAAAGGAAGCACCAAGCTAGGCGGATGGGAAGACGTCAGCGAGAAATATGTCCTTTTCCCTTCAAACTCCGCTGAAAAAAACCATCGTGATGATTTAACGGCTTTTCTAAACTTTAAACAGGATGTAGAAACCTACTTCCCGAACTTCAATGGAGTTATCGGGAAAGCCTTCTACGCTCAGGACCAATTGCAGGAAGTCAATATTGATATCCCCATTCAATTCTATGGAAAAGCAGAAGCGATTGGATTTACGCAATATGTAACAGGGCTTGTTGTCAAACACTTCCCTGAATACATCTCAGTCCAGGTAAATATCTCATCCGTCAACGGCCCGGAAGCGCTAGTAGTTCGGAAAGCAGACCAAAGCGAACCTTTTGTCCATATCTATCAATAG
- the pcrA gene encoding DNA helicase PcrA, which translates to MQFLTDKLLNGLNPQQQNAVKKTDGPLLIMAGAGSGKTRVLTHRIAYLMVEKGVNPYNILAITFTNKAAREMRDRIHNMMGGAADEIWISTFHSMCVRILRRDIDRIGYNRNFTILDSTDQQSVIKSILKDKNLDPKKFDPRAILGSISSAKNELITPEEYAKTAGDYIQQVASDVYTEYQKRLRRNQALDFDDLIMITIQLFQRVPEVLEYYQRKFQYIHVDEYQDTNRAQYMLVKLLASRFKNLCVVGDSDQSIYKWRGADIANILSFEKDYPNAQTIMLEQNYRSTKRILLAANEVISKNLNRKPKNLWTENAEGNKIFYYRADSEQGEAQFVAGKIKEYISSGRRTLSDIAILYRTNAQSRVMEEVLLKSNIEYSIVGGIKFYDRKEIKDILAYLRLIANPDDDISLQRVINVPKRGIGSGSVDKIANFAQLHEMSMFEALESIELIGLSPKITKGAIEFRDLVKNYTQMQEYLSVTELVEELLEKSGYRDMLIAEKSIEAQSRLENIDEFLSVTKNFEEASEDKSLIAFLTDLALVADIDKLDDDGEKAESVVLMTLHSAKGLEFPVVFLLGLEEGVFPHSRSLMEESEMEEERRLAYVGITRAEEELFITNAQMRTLFGRTNMNPPSRFIKEIPADLLDGLEPAKKPSPFGSSPFGSPSASRGAQPQRKAVVRPSASNTGGDEIDWKVGDKAQHGKWGTGTVVSVKGSGEGTELDIAFPKPVGIKRLLAKFAPITKA; encoded by the coding sequence ATGCAATTTTTAACAGATAAATTATTGAACGGACTAAATCCGCAGCAGCAAAATGCGGTAAAAAAAACAGACGGGCCACTTCTTATAATGGCAGGAGCGGGAAGCGGAAAGACAAGAGTGCTTACTCACAGGATTGCTTACTTAATGGTAGAAAAGGGTGTTAACCCCTACAATATTCTGGCAATCACCTTTACAAACAAAGCAGCCCGTGAAATGCGTGACCGTATTCATAACATGATGGGCGGAGCAGCAGATGAAATCTGGATTTCAACGTTCCACTCCATGTGCGTGCGGATCTTAAGAAGAGATATTGACCGTATTGGCTATAACCGCAATTTCACGATTCTGGATTCAACAGATCAGCAATCGGTGATTAAATCAATCCTAAAGGATAAAAACCTGGATCCAAAGAAATTTGATCCGCGTGCTATCCTGGGGTCCATCAGCTCGGCAAAAAATGAATTAATTACCCCTGAAGAGTATGCGAAAACAGCAGGAGATTATATTCAGCAGGTTGCAAGTGATGTATATACAGAGTACCAAAAGAGACTAAGACGCAACCAGGCGCTTGATTTTGATGATCTTATTATGATCACGATTCAGCTGTTCCAGAGAGTGCCGGAAGTGCTTGAGTATTATCAGCGCAAATTCCAGTACATTCATGTGGATGAGTACCAGGATACTAACAGAGCGCAGTACATGCTGGTAAAGCTTTTGGCAAGCCGTTTTAAGAATCTGTGTGTGGTCGGTGATTCTGATCAGTCCATCTATAAATGGCGCGGTGCGGACATAGCCAACATCCTTTCTTTTGAAAAGGATTATCCGAATGCACAGACTATTATGCTTGAACAAAATTACCGTTCAACAAAAAGGATTCTGCTGGCTGCAAACGAAGTCATCAGCAAGAACCTCAATAGAAAGCCAAAAAACCTCTGGACCGAAAACGCAGAAGGCAATAAGATTTTTTACTATCGTGCCGACAGCGAGCAGGGAGAAGCGCAGTTTGTTGCAGGCAAAATTAAAGAATACATCAGTAGCGGCAGGCGCACCTTGTCGGATATCGCAATCTTGTACCGCACAAACGCACAGTCCCGTGTAATGGAGGAAGTACTGCTTAAGTCGAACATTGAATATTCCATTGTCGGCGGCATCAAGTTCTACGACCGCAAAGAAATTAAGGATATCCTTGCTTACCTGCGTCTGATTGCAAATCCGGATGATGATATCAGCCTTCAGCGTGTTATCAATGTGCCAAAACGCGGAATCGGCTCCGGTTCGGTTGATAAAATCGCCAACTTTGCACAGCTTCACGAGATGAGCATGTTTGAAGCACTTGAGTCCATTGAACTGATTGGGCTGAGCCCGAAAATTACAAAAGGGGCCATTGAATTCAGGGATTTGGTTAAAAACTATACACAAATGCAGGAATACTTATCTGTGACAGAACTTGTAGAAGAGCTACTGGAGAAATCAGGCTACCGCGATATGCTTATTGCCGAGAAGTCCATTGAAGCACAGAGCCGTCTTGAAAACATTGATGAATTCCTGTCCGTTACGAAAAACTTTGAAGAAGCCAGCGAAGATAAATCGCTTATCGCATTTTTGACTGACCTGGCTCTTGTGGCTGACATTGATAAATTGGATGATGATGGCGAAAAAGCTGAATCAGTTGTTCTTATGACACTTCACTCAGCAAAAGGGCTTGAGTTCCCTGTTGTCTTTTTACTTGGACTTGAAGAAGGTGTATTCCCTCACAGCCGTTCTTTAATGGAAGAATCGGAAATGGAAGAGGAGCGCCGTCTTGCTTATGTGGGAATCACGCGGGCAGAAGAGGAGCTTTTCATTACGAACGCTCAAATGCGTACTTTATTTGGACGCACGAATATGAATCCGCCATCCCGATTCATCAAAGAAATTCCTGCTGATTTGCTGGATGGCCTTGAACCTGCTAAAAAGCCGTCTCCATTTGGATCATCACCGTTTGGATCTCCTTCTGCTTCAAGAGGAGCACAGCCTCAGCGGAAAGCAGTTGTGCGTCCATCTGCATCGAACACAGGCGGAGATGAAATTGACTGGAAAGTCGGCGACAAAGCACAGCACGGAAAATGGGGAACAGGTACAGTTGTCAGTGTAAAAGGCTCCGGCGAAGGAACAGAGCTGGATATTGCGTTTCCGAAACCAGTTGGCATTAAACGTCTGCTGGCCAAATTTGCACCGATTACAAAGGCGTAA
- a CDS encoding heptaprenylglyceryl phosphate synthase: MYDVREWSHVFKLDPDKNISDENLEMICESGTDAIIVGGTDGVTLEKVLDLMARIRRYTVPCVLEVSTIDSVTPGFDLYFIPTVLNSRDVKWITGLHQEAVKEYGDIMNWEEILVQGYCILNEECKAAHVTNSRTDLSLDEVRAYAMMAEKMFSLPIFYLEYSGKYGDADVVAEVKNTLEETVLFYGGGIVNAEQASEMAEHADVIVVGNIIYDDLQAALSTVEAVRA; encoded by the coding sequence ATGTATGATGTTCGCGAATGGAGCCACGTTTTTAAGCTCGATCCGGATAAAAATATATCAGATGAAAACCTGGAAATGATTTGTGAGTCAGGAACAGACGCGATTATTGTGGGTGGAACGGACGGAGTCACTCTGGAAAAGGTGCTGGATTTAATGGCCCGCATCCGCCGATATACAGTTCCTTGTGTGCTGGAAGTTTCAACCATTGATTCAGTTACTCCGGGCTTTGACTTATATTTTATCCCGACAGTCCTTAACAGCCGCGACGTAAAGTGGATTACAGGCCTTCATCAGGAAGCTGTAAAAGAATATGGGGATATTATGAATTGGGAAGAAATTTTGGTTCAGGGTTATTGCATCTTGAATGAAGAATGTAAAGCGGCACACGTTACCAATTCACGGACAGATCTATCATTGGATGAGGTAAGGGCATATGCCATGATGGCAGAGAAGATGTTCAGCCTTCCAATCTTCTATCTGGAATACAGTGGAAAGTACGGAGACGCTGATGTGGTCGCAGAGGTGAAAAATACGCTTGAAGAAACCGTATTATTTTACGGCGGCGGCATCGTGAATGCAGAGCAGGCAAGTGAAATGGCAGAGCATGCGGACGTAATTGTGGTCGGAAATATCATTTACGATGATCTGCAGGCTGCATTGTCCACTGTCGAAGCTGTTCGTGCTTAA
- the pruA gene encoding L-glutamate gamma-semialdehyde dehydrogenase, whose product MVQPYKHEPFTNFKEEENREAYLKGLQTVESYLGQDYDLLIGGERISTEDKIVSINPSNKEEVVGRVSKANRELAEKAMQAAVEAFKTWRKVKPETRADVLFKAAAIIRRRKHEFSALLTKEAGKPWNEADADTAEAIDFLEYYARQILTIKDGVPVNSRPNEYNRYDYIPLGVGIIISPWNFPLAIMAGTTVAAIVAGNTVLLKPASTTPVVAAKFVEVMEEAGLPKGVLNFVPGSGAEVGDYLVDHKDTRFISFTGSRDVGLRINERASKLNEGQIWLKRVIAEMGGKDTIVVDKEADLELAATSIVASAFGFSGQKCSACSRAVVVEDVYDQVLNRVVELTNELTQGNPEDQSNYMGPVIDQGAFDKIMSYIEIGKEEGKLMTGGEGDSSKGFFIKPTVFADLAPDARLMQEEIFGPVVGFTKAKDFDHALEIANNTEYGLTGAVITQNREHIQRAREDFHVGNLYFNRGCTGAIVGYQPFGGFNMSGTDSKAGGPDYILLHMQAKTTSEMY is encoded by the coding sequence ATGGTACAACCTTATAAGCATGAGCCATTCACGAATTTTAAAGAAGAAGAAAATCGTGAAGCATATTTAAAGGGTTTACAAACTGTAGAAAGCTATTTGGGCCAGGATTATGATCTTTTAATTGGCGGAGAGCGCATTTCTACTGAAGATAAAATTGTATCAATCAATCCTTCTAATAAAGAAGAAGTAGTTGGCCGTGTTTCAAAGGCAAACCGCGAGCTTGCGGAAAAAGCGATGCAGGCTGCTGTTGAAGCATTCAAAACATGGAGAAAAGTGAAGCCGGAAACACGCGCAGATGTTTTATTCAAAGCTGCTGCGATTATCCGCCGCCGCAAGCATGAGTTTTCTGCCCTTTTAACAAAGGAAGCAGGAAAGCCTTGGAACGAGGCAGATGCTGATACTGCGGAAGCCATTGACTTCCTTGAGTACTATGCACGCCAAATCTTAACAATCAAAGACGGTGTTCCAGTCAACAGCCGTCCGAACGAATATAACCGTTATGACTACATTCCATTGGGAGTGGGGATCATCATCTCTCCTTGGAACTTCCCGCTTGCGATCATGGCCGGCACAACTGTTGCAGCCATCGTAGCAGGAAACACCGTTCTATTAAAACCAGCTTCTACAACACCAGTTGTGGCTGCGAAATTTGTTGAAGTGATGGAAGAAGCAGGCCTTCCAAAGGGTGTACTAAACTTCGTGCCGGGCAGCGGTGCAGAAGTGGGCGACTATTTGGTTGACCATAAAGACACTCGTTTCATCTCCTTCACAGGTTCACGCGACGTTGGTCTTCGCATCAACGAGCGCGCTTCCAAGTTAAACGAAGGCCAAATCTGGCTGAAGCGTGTCATCGCTGAAATGGGCGGTAAGGACACAATCGTTGTGGACAAAGAAGCAGACCTTGAATTGGCAGCTACTTCAATCGTTGCTTCTGCTTTCGGATTCTCCGGCCAGAAGTGTTCAGCATGTTCACGTGCTGTTGTAGTAGAGGATGTATACGATCAGGTTCTTAACCGTGTGGTTGAACTGACTAACGAATTAACGCAGGGCAATCCTGAAGACCAAAGCAATTACATGGGTCCAGTGATTGACCAGGGCGCATTTGACAAGATCATGAGCTACATCGAAATCGGCAAAGAAGAAGGCAAGCTGATGACAGGCGGAGAGGGAGACAGCTCGAAAGGCTTCTTCATCAAGCCGACTGTATTCGCAGACCTTGCCCCGGATGCACGCTTAATGCAGGAAGAAATCTTTGGACCTGTCGTTGGCTTCACAAAGGCAAAGGATTTCGACCATGCCCTTGAAATCGCCAACAACACCGAGTACGGCTTAACAGGAGCTGTGATCACGCAGAACCGTGAGCACATCCAAAGAGCACGCGAAGATTTCCATGTTGGAAACTTATACTTCAACCGCGGCTGTACAGGTGCGATCGTTGGATACCAGCCATTCGGCGGATTCAACATGTCAGGAACTGACTCCAAAGCGGGCGGCCCTGACTACATTCTTCTGCACATGCAGGCGAAGACTACTTCTGAAATGTATTAA
- a CDS encoding adenine deaminase C-terminal domain-containing protein, producing the protein MLEQRYRWKNRHLREHVSVLDGKLSPTILLKDARYLNQALRKWITANIWIYGDRIVYVGEKLPGKIEQCEVVDCTGLTLVPGYIEPHAHPFQLYNPHSLASYASQFGTTTLINDNMVLALQQDKKKAFSFLKEMRNMPATTYWWCRFDAQTEIQHEESVFSHGNVKSWLEHDAVLQGGELTGWPKLLDGDDMMLHWIQETKRMRKKIEGHFPGASEKTLAKLMLLGADCDHESMTGKDVYNRLLQGYTVSLRYSSIRPDLPVLLDEMHEIGIDQYDRMIFTTDGSFSSFYEQGIIDHMIRIAIDKGVPDIDAYNMATINVARHYGIDYLHGSIATGRVANINFLSDEKEPTPLSVIAKGEWVKRDGENLHAYKPVEWEEYGFEPLDIDWDLTADDMQFSMPFGIKLENAVITKPYSITIDVSSEELEKDHDECFFMLVDRNGHWRINTVLKGFSKSLDGMASSFSNTGDIILIGKSKQEMLNAFNRLKEIGGGIVISEGGRIVQEMELRLKGVMSHKNVEELMEEEKQLVHYLRDQGYRHEDPMYTLLFFSSTHLPYIRITQQGMYDVMNKTVLFPTIMR; encoded by the coding sequence AAAGGACGCTCGTTATCTGAATCAGGCACTTCGCAAATGGATAACAGCAAATATATGGATTTATGGCGACCGTATTGTTTATGTGGGCGAAAAGCTGCCGGGAAAAATAGAACAGTGTGAGGTCGTTGATTGTACAGGGCTCACGCTGGTTCCTGGATATATTGAGCCGCATGCACATCCATTTCAATTATATAATCCCCATTCTCTGGCGAGCTATGCATCGCAGTTTGGTACAACAACCTTGATTAATGACAATATGGTGCTTGCTTTACAGCAGGATAAAAAGAAAGCGTTTTCTTTTTTGAAGGAAATGAGAAACATGCCTGCAACAACCTATTGGTGGTGCCGATTTGATGCCCAAACGGAAATCCAGCATGAAGAATCCGTTTTTTCGCACGGGAACGTTAAATCATGGCTTGAGCATGATGCTGTGCTTCAGGGAGGAGAGCTGACTGGCTGGCCGAAGCTATTGGATGGCGATGATATGATGCTTCATTGGATTCAGGAGACAAAGCGGATGAGGAAAAAGATTGAAGGCCATTTTCCGGGGGCATCCGAAAAAACGCTGGCAAAGCTTATGCTGCTTGGTGCTGATTGCGACCATGAGTCGATGACGGGAAAGGATGTTTATAATCGTCTTTTACAGGGATATACCGTATCTCTCAGATATTCTTCCATCCGTCCCGATCTGCCGGTTTTATTGGACGAGATGCATGAAATCGGCATTGATCAATATGATCGGATGATCTTCACAACAGATGGTTCCTTTTCCTCCTTCTATGAACAGGGAATCATTGATCATATGATTCGCATCGCCATAGATAAAGGAGTACCGGATATCGATGCTTATAATATGGCTACCATTAATGTGGCCCGTCATTATGGAATCGATTATTTGCATGGCTCCATTGCGACAGGAAGGGTGGCCAATATTAATTTCCTGTCAGATGAAAAAGAACCAACTCCATTATCTGTTATTGCAAAAGGGGAATGGGTGAAAAGAGACGGTGAAAACTTGCACGCCTATAAGCCTGTAGAATGGGAAGAATACGGCTTTGAACCGCTGGATATTGATTGGGATCTGACTGCTGATGATATGCAATTCTCGATGCCTTTCGGGATAAAACTGGAGAATGCGGTTATTACGAAGCCCTACTCCATCACGATTGACGTATCATCCGAAGAACTGGAGAAAGACCATGATGAATGTTTCTTCATGCTTGTTGACCGGAATGGACACTGGCGCATAAATACGGTACTAAAAGGTTTCTCGAAGAGCCTGGATGGAATGGCAAGTTCCTTTTCTAATACCGGTGACATTATCTTAATAGGAAAAAGCAAACAGGAAATGCTGAATGCTTTTAACCGGCTCAAAGAAATTGGCGGAGGCATTGTCATATCAGAAGGGGGAAGAATTGTCCAGGAAATGGAACTCCGCTTAAAGGGTGTGATGTCCCATAAAAATGTGGAGGAATTAATGGAGGAAGAAAAACAGCTGGTGCATTATTTGCGTGATCAAGGCTATAGACATGAAGATCCAATGTATACGCTGCTCTTTTTCTCTTCAACGCATCTGCCCTACATTAGGATTACCCAGCAGGGAATGTATGATGTAATGAATAAAACGGTACTCTTTCCAACGATAATGCGTTAA
- a CDS encoding YerC/YecD family TrpR-related protein, with protein sequence MQIDKLRGKELDQLFKSVLSLKDLEECYRFFDDLCTVNEIQSLAQRLEVARMLREGKTYHKIETETGASTATISRVKRCLNYGNDAYEMALDRIKEEEAEKA encoded by the coding sequence ATGCAAATTGATAAGCTAAGAGGCAAAGAACTGGATCAGTTATTTAAGTCTGTTTTATCTTTAAAAGACCTGGAAGAGTGCTATCGCTTCTTTGATGACTTATGCACAGTAAATGAAATACAGTCCCTGGCTCAGCGTCTGGAAGTGGCACGCATGCTTCGTGAAGGCAAAACATATCATAAAATCGAAACAGAAACGGGCGCAAGCACGGCAACCATTTCCCGTGTGAAACGATGCCTCAACTATGGAAATGATGCTTATGAAATGGCGTTGGATAGAATAAAAGAAGAAGAAGCTGAAAAAGCGTAA